A single genomic interval of Streptomyces sp. 1222.5 harbors:
- a CDS encoding CU044_5270 family protein, with the protein MADELELLHRADPVPADHPRFGEGPLDDRAERQLTRLMTEEPLAAPTGRLLPRPWARPLPAPAGRPPRVRLVWGLAATAVVLALALDAVLGGAGTPRAVAAPRPLTVRTHSAPVPLTDMTALADAAASGGSPRLRKGTHVQSWSLGMSDDKPPVTLPEERVVRWRADATHTELVVATDPRRPGRPVLTDQGDAPHEVADGHVISRTTYPPMWSDAPPEAPPPHTAAALSAYLTEVVRPGTDRSTAPLSTAELLDATAELLDHWTLGARESAALVHLFAKTGGLRPVGEVTDRLGRPGHAYAYDARGIRHMLVLEPRTGAVLGMEDTYTEDDPEYGVKAGDVMAYSAWMR; encoded by the coding sequence ATGGCTGACGAACTCGAACTCCTCCACCGCGCCGACCCGGTGCCGGCCGACCACCCCCGGTTCGGCGAGGGGCCGCTCGACGACCGTGCCGAGCGGCAGCTCACGCGACTGATGACGGAGGAGCCGCTTGCCGCACCTACCGGCCGCCTTCTTCCGCGCCCGTGGGCCCGGCCGCTTCCGGCACCCGCCGGCCGCCCCCCGCGCGTCCGGCTGGTCTGGGGCCTGGCCGCCACCGCCGTCGTCCTCGCACTCGCCCTCGACGCCGTGCTCGGCGGCGCGGGCACCCCGCGGGCCGTCGCCGCGCCCCGCCCGCTGACCGTCCGCACCCACTCCGCGCCCGTGCCCCTGACGGACATGACGGCCCTCGCCGACGCGGCCGCCTCGGGCGGCTCCCCACGCCTGCGCAAGGGGACGCACGTGCAGTCGTGGAGCCTCGGCATGAGCGACGACAAGCCCCCCGTCACCCTCCCCGAGGAGCGCGTGGTGCGCTGGCGCGCGGACGCCACCCACACCGAACTGGTCGTGGCGACCGACCCGCGCCGCCCCGGCAGGCCGGTCCTCACCGACCAGGGCGACGCGCCGCACGAGGTGGCGGACGGCCATGTGATCAGCCGGACCACCTACCCGCCGATGTGGAGCGACGCCCCGCCCGAAGCGCCCCCACCGCACACCGCGGCGGCGCTGAGCGCCTACCTGACCGAGGTCGTCCGCCCTGGGACCGACAGGAGCACGGCTCCACTGAGCACCGCCGAACTCCTCGACGCCACCGCGGAACTGCTCGACCACTGGACCCTCGGCGCCCGCGAGTCGGCGGCCCTCGTCCACCTGTTCGCGAAGACCGGTGGGCTGCGCCCCGTCGGCGAGGTGACCGACCGCCTGGGCCGCCCCGGCCACGCGTACGCCTACGACGCTCGCGGCATCCGCCACATGCTCGTCCTGGAACCGCGCACCGGAGCCGTCCTCGGCATGGAGGACACCTACACCGAGGACGACCCCGAGTACGGGGTGAAGGCCGGGGACGTCATGGCCTACAGCGCCTGGATGCGCTGA
- a CDS encoding RNA polymerase sigma factor produces the protein MSNDEIFAAAYREHYWAVSRYVARRLQGRTGEVEEVVAEVFTVAWRRRADLPASPLPWLYGVARNCLANAVRGYGRRRRLVDRLGNDEAAHGRHIVDSPDAEAPGAWVHEALDRLSPADREILRLAAWEELGAEEIAVALGCGRRAATMRLHRARRRLRAEIDRPGPAPSDPPEGRPAPTPVPADATLCKDHGHG, from the coding sequence ATGAGCAACGACGAGATCTTCGCCGCTGCCTATCGCGAGCACTACTGGGCGGTCAGCCGCTATGTCGCGAGGCGGCTTCAGGGGCGGACCGGCGAGGTGGAGGAAGTGGTGGCGGAGGTGTTCACGGTCGCCTGGCGACGCCGGGCCGACCTGCCGGCCTCACCGCTGCCCTGGCTGTACGGGGTCGCCCGCAACTGCCTGGCGAACGCGGTACGCGGCTACGGGCGGCGGCGCCGGCTGGTGGACCGGCTCGGCAACGACGAGGCCGCGCACGGCCGGCACATCGTGGACAGCCCCGACGCCGAGGCCCCGGGCGCCTGGGTGCACGAGGCCCTGGACCGGCTGTCCCCGGCGGACCGGGAGATACTCCGGCTGGCCGCCTGGGAGGAACTCGGCGCCGAGGAGATCGCGGTCGCTCTCGGCTGCGGCAGGCGCGCGGCGACGATGCGCCTGCACCGGGCACGGCGCCGGCTCCGGGCCGAGATCGACCGGCCGGGCCCCGCCCCGTCCGACCCGCCCGAAGGCCGGCCCGCGCCGACTCCCGTCCCCGCCGACGCGACCCTGTGCAAGGACCACGGACATGGCTGA